The following nucleotide sequence is from Phycisphaera sp..
TCACGCTCGCGCAGGTGTGCGCGGCAGCGTGGTGGGTGGGCTCGAACTTCCCCGATGCCTGAGGCCGGACGCGTGTTCGCGTTCGACCCGCGTACTCCGGGCGTTGGTCCGCGTGCTCACGCACGCGGCTCGGACGGAGGCCCGCCTTGCCCGCCGTCATCCCCGCCGGTCTTCTTCCGCCGGCGCTTGCGGCGCTTCTTTTTGCGGGGGGCGGAATCGCCCTGGCCATCGTTGGTGCGCGGCCGCTCGGCCTTGGGGCCGTCGGTCGGCGCGGTGCCGGTGGGGGTGGTGGGGGTCGTGCCGTCGGCGGAGCGTTTCTTCTTCTTGCGACGCTTCTTCTTGCGGGTCGGGGCCCCGGTGGTCGCGTCGGTTGAGGTGCCGCCCTCGGCCGGCTTGGCGTCGCGCCTCGGCTTGGTGGGCCTGGGCCGGGTGCGCGGCGGCGGTGGGGGCGCGATGACCTTGGCCGCGGGATCGGGCGCGTCGGCGGGGTCGATGAGGTCCTCGAGCGGGATGGCGACCTCGCGGCCGTCGAAGTCGAGCTTGACCAGCACGAGCTGGGTGAGGATCTGGGTGTCCAGCACGATGCCGGTGCCCTCGGTAGTGCCCACCGGTGTCTTGCGGTGGGGCAATCGTGCGGCCAGTTCCCGGTAGCTCTCGTCCTCGTAGCGCAGGCAGCACATCAGTCGGCCGCAGCGGCCCGAGATCTTGAGCGGGTCGAGCGTCGCCTTCTGCTGCTTGGCGGCGCGCATGGGGACGGGCTTGAGAACCTTTAAGAAGTTCGTGCAGCAGCAATGCTGCCCGCATCGCTCGTAGTCGGCGGTCAGGCGTGCCTCGTCGCGCGCGCCCACGGGGCGGACCTCGACGCGGGTGCCATCGGGCGCTTCGGTCTGGAGCGCATCGCGGAGCATCCCGGCTTGCAGGCGCGGGTCTGGCCCGCGCTGGGGGCCGCCCTTGTGCTGCTGGCCGGGCGGCATGCCTTCGCCCCCTTCGGCGAGGTAGTAGTACGCCAGCGTCTCGCCGCCGAGGACGCCCTCGGCCTGCACGATGCGGATGCCCACGCCGATCTCGTCGGCGATGGTGCGGGCGCGGAGCTTGAGCTCGTGGGCCGACTGCTCGAGCGCGGCCTGGGCGTCCATGTCTTCGGGCGTTGCGATGCGGAGGATGCGGCCCTTGTCGTAGAAGGGGTAGTCGCGGCCGCCCGAGTGGTCGATGTACTCGAGCATCTCCTTGCGGCTGATGCTCTTGCCGCAGCCGCTGTTGGGGCAGGTGCTGGTGAGCATCTCGCCCACTTCGGTGCCCCGGAACGTGCGCGCAACGAGCTTGCTGCCGCAGCCGGGCGTGACGTCGAGCGTGTAGCGGAACTCGCCGATGAGCTTCATCGCGCCGAAGCGGCAGACGACCGTCTTGGGCGCGGTGAGCTTCTCCCGCGCGATGCGGTCCTGCTCGTCGGTGTACTCGGCGAGGTCTTGCTCGAACTGTGGCAGCGGGACGATGGGCATGAATGTTCCGAGGGCTCCGATTGCGGAAGAGCGAGTGTGCGGCGGGACGCCGCTACGGAGCGCTCAAGACTATCGCCCACCACCGCCTGCGGCCGCCTTGGCCTGGGCGAAGACCTGGGCGAGGTCCTCGCTGCGCTGCAGCGTCAGCGTGCGGCCGTTCTCGGCGCGGTAGACCATGAGTTGCTCGGCCCGCTGGTCGAGCACGTAGAGCAGCTCTTCGCTGGAGCTCTGGCCCTGGGTGGTCATGGCCGAGTAGGCACCGCCCACGACGGCCATCTCGGCGAACGCGGCGGCGGGTGAGACGGGTGACGATTCACCCGAGCGGCCCGCCTGCACGAGCACGAGGCCCAGCAGCACGAGGGCGCTGGCCAGCAGCGGGATGGTGCCGCGGCGGGTGCTGGTGTCGCTGGTGGGGGGGTTGGTGTGCGCGGAGTTCATCGTCCACCCCCGGTCTGGCCCTGGGCGTCGAGCCTCAGGTTGCGATAGCCGACGCCCTCGAAGGACGTGCTCGACTGGTTCCACTTGAGCGTGACCATCTCCTGGTTGGAGGTATCGATGATGTGGACGGCGCTGCTGGGCGAGCCGGTCATCTGCCCGCCGAGGACCATGTACTCGCCGCGCGGGCGCTGGGCCTGCTGGGCGGTGGCGCTGGGGGCCAGCGTGATGGTGCCCAGCGCCAGCAGCAGGGCGGCGTTCAGGGCGACCAAGGCCACGCGCGGGTCGGCCAGCGCTGTTTTGCGCTGGGCCTTGCGCGTGGGGGTTGGTGTCGTCGTACTCATGATGATGCTCCGGGGGTTCGGGGCCCAATCCTTCGGGGCCGGTCCAGTTCGGGGCGGGGTGCGTGGCGCTCGGCTGGTTAGTCCTGGTGGCCGCGTTTAGCGGGGATCACCGTGGCGGCCACGATGCTGATGACCACCACGCCGGCGACCAGGAAGTTCTTGATGACCGGCGGCTTGTTGGGCTGCTGGGGTCGCGGCGGGGTGACCCGCTGCTGCTGCGTCGCGCCGGCGGCCTGGGCCGAGGCATCGGCGGGCAAAGCCAGCATCAGCGATCCGGCCAGGACGGCGGAGGCCAGGCCGGTGCGGAGGCCAGTTCTCAGGCGAGTGCGGAGAAGGTTGGGTTGCGATCGGGTCATCTTGGCGGCTCCGTTTGGTCTGTCCATGGAGGCTGTACCGCGGCACGGCCTCGGGCGTTGCAGAGTGTACGGGGGGAGAGGGGGCGGGGATGCTGGAGCACATAGCATCTGCCATGAGGATCAAGCTGCTGTTTTGCGTCATTGTCGGGGTGGGCCTGGCCCTCTTCACCGGCTGCGTGTCAGATCCCGAGCGTGCCGATGGAGCACGCCAAGCGGACCCGCAGTCGCTCGTCGGGAGGTGGCGTGTGGACCTTCGCCCGACCCCGGATGCCGAGGCTTATTACCAGAGCTTCGTGGTTGATTCCGTTGAGGAACGGACGTTCACTGGCACGTTCTATGGATCGCCGATCTCCGAAGCCCGCCTGAACGCCGATTGGGGCGACGTGGCGTTCTCCTTTGTCACCTCGGATGGGTCGGGGCCCTACCTCCACTCGGGCATCCTTCGAGGCGGTGTGCTCGAGGGCATGTCAAACTCGACCGGCCGCGGGTTCTTGTCTATCTGGAGGGCTGAGCGTGAGGAGTGATCTGCCGCTAGGCCAATCGCCTGTCGAGCCCATCGCGCACGCCCGGCCACTCGTGGGCAATGACGCTGTAGAACACCGAATGCCGGTTTGAGCCATCGGGCATGATAACCAGGTTGCGAAGCGTGCCTTCATAGACGGCCCCGAGCTTGGCCATCGCGCGCTGGGAGGGCGTGTTGCGGTGGTGGGTCTTCAGGCATACGCGAAGGGCCGGTCCGCCGGTGTGGCGTGCACAGGGCGCGAAGATCGGTTGCTCGAACGCGTGCGCCAGCAGCAGGCGTTTCATCTCGGGGTTGGTGCGTGTGCCGCGGTGGGCCGGGGCGATGAAGGTCCATCCGATCTCCAGCGTCCGGTGCTCGGGGCGGATGTCGAGGTAGCTGGTCATGCCGACGACTTCGTTCGTGGCGACGAGACGCAGGGTGAGGGGCTCGACGCTGGTGTCGTCGATGAGGAGTTGGAGGTACCGCTCCATGCCTGATCGATCGAACGGCGTTGGTAAACGCGTAAACCAGCGGAATGTCTCGGGTGATGTCGCGGCTGCCAGCAAGCCCGCGGCGTCTTCCAGTGATGTCGGGTCGAGGCGGACGGTGGGGCCGATCAGGGGTTGATCGACAAGAGGCACAGCTCAACTCCCCCCGATCAGGTCTCCAATCCCACCCAGGACCGAGCCCTCGCCCTGCCGCTTCCCGCCCTCGCTTGGCGCCGCGGAGATAATGCGGTCGGCCAGGCGGCTGAACGGCAGCGTTTGCAACCACACCGTGCCCGGGCCGGTCAGGCTCGCGTAGAAGAGGCCCTCTCCCCCGAAGATCTTGTTCTTGATGCCCTTGACGAATTCGATCTGGTAGTCGACGCTGGTGTCGAGGGCGACCAGGCAGCCCGTGTCGACGCGGAGCTTCTCGCCCGGGGCCAGTTCTTTGACCAACGTGGTCCCGCCCGCGTGCAGGAAAGCTTGGCCCTTGCCGGCGTCGCTGCTCAGGCGCTGCATGATGAAGCCCTCGCCGCCGAAGAAGCCCACGCCCAGGCGCTTCTGGAAGGCGATGTCGACGGTGACGCCGCGGGCGGCGCACAGGAAGGCGTCCTTCTGGCAGATCAGCGTGCCGCCGTGTTCGCCGAGTTCGATCGGGACCACATGCCCCGGATACGGCGCGGCGAACGCGCAGTCACGCCGGACGCTCCCATGATTATGGAAGTATGTGATGAAGAAGCTCTCGCCCGTGATCGTGCGCTTGCCGGCCTCAAAGAGCTTTCCTAAGAGCCCGCCGCCCTCCTTCATCGAGAGCTGGGTGGCCATCTCGATGTCGGGTTCGAGGTACATCATCGCCCCCGCCTCGGCCACCATCGCCTCGTCGGGGTCGAGGGTGATGATGACCGCCTGCATGTCGTCGCCGATGATGCGGTAGTCGATCTCGTCCACGTGGTTGCTGCGCATAGGGGTCCTCCAATCGGGTTGTTCGGAGGATATCCACGCGAGTTTCTGTCGGTCGGCTTATGGGCAGCCGAGATTGAACGCGTTGATATAGGTGAGGAAGTCGAAGACGGTGAGGCTGCCATCGCCGTCGAAATCGGCCTCGCTGCTGCCGGCTGCGAAGAGGTTCTGGAACTCGACGAAGTCGAAGACGGTGAGTTCACCATCGCCGTCGAGGTCGGCCAGGCACCCGCCCTCGCGGCCGTAGATGACGTACGAGCGACCCGGAGCGGCGCCGTCGGTACCGACCATGATGTCATCGCGTCCATCACCGTTGACATCGCCGATGAGTGCGACGGATTGGCCGCTTTCGTCGCCAGGAGTCGTACCATTGATCGTGAAGCCGTTCGGGCCGGCCAGGGATGAAAGGTCGAGCGAGGCGGGCAGGCCGGCCACACTGCCAAAGACGACATAGGTCTGCCCGGCGCGGAAGCGCCCCATGGGGTCGCCGCCCGGCGCACCGATGAGCAGGTCGGCAAGGCCGTCGCCGTTGAGGTCGCCCGCCGGCGAGACCGAGGATCCGCTCCAGTCGGCACCCGAGACGCCCTTGATCGTCGAGCCCGACGAGGTATCGAGGTTTATCGAGGCGGGGTAGCCACCAATTTGGCTGTGCACCACGTACGTCTGGCCGGCGAAGGATCGACCATCCGGGAAGGCGTAGCGGGCGCCGATGAGCAGATCGCGGACGCCGTCGTTGTTCAGGTCGCCCGCCAGCGCGACGCTGTGGCCGGTCTGGCCGCTGGTCGCCGAACTGCTCATGCGGAAGCCGTTCGAGCCGTCCAATGAAGTCAGTGGGAAGTCGAGCGGGAATCCGGCGGCGTTTCCGAAGACGACGTAGGCATGGCCGCTGCGGCCGGCCCGGCTGGCGCCGATGAGCAGGTCGTCTACGCCATCGCTGTTGAAATCGCCTGCCGATGCGACGGACCAGCCGCTGGAGTCGTCCATCTCGATACCGTTGATGCGAAAGCCCGTGGTGGCGTCGAGGGTGGCCATGTCGAGGACGGCGGGGAAGCCGGTGGTATCACCGTAGATGACGTACGTCTTGCCGGTGCCGAAACCGGCACCGCCGTACGGCCAACCGGGCGCGCCGAACGCCAGATCGTCGACCCCGTCGCCGTTGAGGTCGCCGGCCGATCCGGCGAACCAACCAAGGTTGGTACGAACCTCGCCGTACACGGTGAAGCCGTTGGTGCCGTCCAAGTTGGTGACGTCCAGGTCGGCAGCAAAACCGGCATCGCGTCCAAATACCACGAACGACTGGCCGGCCTGGGGGCGGCCCAAGGGCCAGCCATAGGCGGCGCTGACAACGACGTCGTCGATGCCATCGCCGTTGATATCGCCGGCGTGGGCGATGGCCTGGGTGTTCTGGGATCGAAGCTGGTCGGGGAAGCCGGTCAAGCGGAAGCCGTCGGTCCCGTCGAGCGCGTCCAGATCGACGGTGGCGGGGAAGTTGCTGTCGCGGCCAAAAACGATCGCACAATAGCTGCGGCCGGCGACGGCAAAGTCGGGCATGCCGTCGCTGTTCATGTCGCCGACGGGGGCCACCGAGAAGCCCGATCTACCGGCACCCGCGCCGGTGAGCACGAAGCCGATGCCGCCGTCCAAGTCGGCGAGTTCGAGCACGGCCGGGAAGGGCTCTTCCAGCGGTCCTTGGGCCAGGGTCTGGCCGGTGGCCAAGGCCAACCCTGCGGCGGCCACGAGGGCCTGTGTGGTGTGCGTGGTCGGGCTGATTCGGGTTCTGAGCGTGCTGTAGGGCATATTGGGCCTCCTTCTCTGCACACCATACCACGAACCAGCATGCGGACCAAAGCAATTTTTGGACTCTTATGGGCACCCCGCGTCGAACGCGTTCTGGAAGGCCAGGAAGTCGAAGATGGTGAGCTCGCCGTCGCCGTCGAAGTCGGCGATGGGATCGCCGGCGTCGAAGGCGTTCTGGAACGCGAGGAAGTCGAAGATGGTCAGCAGGCCGTCGCCGTCGAGATCGGCGGCGCACGCCACGCCGCGGCCATAGACAATGTACGCGGCGCCGGTGAAGTCGAATGGTGAGACCGCGACGCCCGGTGCGCCCACGACCATGTCGACGCGCCCATCGCCGTTGATGTCTCCGCCTCCGCCCACACCCGTTCGCAGCCTGTGCCCCGTGCCGGGGGCGTCGAAGTATGCCCCTTCGCCAACTGCGGCCAGGTCGTCGGGCTCGAGCTGTGCGTCGAATGGGCCCATCGTCGCCACGTCTCGGCCCAGCAGCAAGAACGCGTCGCTGACCCCGGGCATTGCGATGAGTAGGTCGTCCACGCCATCGCCGGTGACATCACCAGCGCCGCCGAGCGACTGCCCGGCCATCGCATTAACCGCCAGGCCCGCCAGCACGAAGCCGTCGGCTCCGTCGAGCTCATCCAGCGCGACCGAGGCCCCAAATGGCGAACTCGCCGGACGGCCGAACACCACGTACGTTCGCCCGTGGTCTTTGCCCGGGAACGAGTAGGACCCGTAGCGGGTGTGCGAAGCGCCGGGAGCCCCGAGCGCGAGGTCGTCCATGCCGTCGCCGTTGAGGTCGCCCGCGCCGGCCACCGCCCCGCCCAGGCGGGCGTCGATGTTGTCGATGTTCAGAGCGAATCCCTCCGTCCCGTCCAGCCCGGCCAGGGGGATTTCGGCGGGGAATGGATCGCCCGCGTCGCGGCCAAACAGCACGTAGGCCCGCCCACCATACACCGTGTAGCAGTAGCCGTACCCGCCGTAGCAGTACTGCTGGCTGTTGGCTTGCGAGGCGCCGATCACCACGTCGGCGAATCCGTCGCCGTTGATGTCGCCCGCGCCGGCGACCGAGCGCCCGGCCTCGTTAAACCAGTCCTCGCCCAGTACCTTGAATCCCTCGCCGGGCGCGAGCGCATCGAGCGCCACTTCGGCGGGGAAGCCGCCCGAGCGGCCAAAGAGCACGTACACCGCGCCCAGGCCCCCAACCGGCGGATCGCCGATGTCGTCGGGCGCGCCAAGCGCGAGATCGTCCACGCCGTCACCGTTGATGTCTCCCACCCCTGCAATGCTGGTGCCAGCCTGGGCGCAGTGCGTGCCACCGCTGATCGGCTGGCACACGTCGGTGATGCGGAAGCCATCGGTCCCATCCATGTCTTCGATCACGACCCGGGCAGGGAAGGGTGAGCCCCCGCCGGCCACGTCGCGGCCGAAGATGACCACCGCGCCGCCCGTGCCCGACGACGAGTATTGCGGCGCACCGCTGTCGCCCAGCACGAGGTCGTCAATCCCATCGCCATTGACGTCGCCCGCGGCCGCCACGGCATAGCCCATCGGCCGATCCGGGTCGGCCGAGCCGACGCGGAAGCCGTCGCCGCCGTCAAGGGCGTCAAGGTCGATTTCCGCGGGCAGGCCGCCAGCTCGCCCGAACACCACATAGGCCTCGCCGCCCACCCGGAACCGGCGATAGCCGTCGCTGGCCAGGGCCCCGATGACCACGTCGGCCAGCCCGTCGCCGTTGAGGTCGCCGGCGATGGCGGCCGAGAAGCCCAACTTCTCGAATTCCCCCAGCCCCATCGCGGCCGCCCCCAGCGTGCCGTCGCCGCCACCGGCGGGTTCGAGGGTTCCCAGGTCGATCCGGGCGGGGAAGGGCTCGGCGAGCGGATCGTCCTGTGCGAGCGCGTGGCCCACGACGGCCAGCAAGGCGAGGGCGGCGACGGGGCGGATGGTCGAGTGCGGCATGGCGGGCTCCTCTTTGGCCCACCATACCACAATCCGGCCGGATTTCCAAGGCAATTTCCGGGCTGCTATGGGCACCCGGCGTCGAAGGCGTTCTGGAAAGCAAGAAAATCGAAGATCGTCAGGCTGCCATCACCATCGAAATCGGCTCGGGCGTCACCGTCCTGGAAGAGGTTCTGGTAGGCTAGCGCGTCGAAGATGGTCAGCGTGCCATCGCCGTCGATGTCCACCGGGCAGCCGCACGCGGGGTTGGCGAAGGTGATGCGCATCTGCCCCGGACCGCGGTGTGGGCCGCCGATGGTCGCCAGGTCGTCCAGGCCATCGCCGTTCAGATCGGCCAGGGCCATGCGCCGGAAGGGTGTGCCAACATCGATCGTTGGGCCGGGGTTGAGCCACCCATCTCCATCCTGGACGAACACACGGGCCTCGAACAACCCGAGGACCACCAGATCGGTGCTGCCGTCGCGATCGAAGTCGGCCGCGATCAGGTCGCTTGGGAGTCGGCCGATGGCGAGCGACGTCTGAAAGCTCAGCACCCCCGTTCGGTCGTTCTCGTAGATCGAGACGAAGTCCACTTCACCGTCGCGATACTCGAACGCGACCGCAAGATCCGGCCAGCCGTCGCCGTTGAAGTCGCCCGTCACGGCGTCGACGGGCGACTCGAACTCGACGAGCACCTCGCCTGGCTCGAATGCGCCGCCCGGCACGCCGCGCGATAGCGTGACCACATCACCGGCCGACGACACCACGGCGGCGTCGATGGCGCCGTCGCGATCGAAGTCCGCGTACGCGAAGGTTCTGCCGCTACGAGCCGCCTCGAAGAAACTCGCCGGCTCGAAGGTCGCGTCGCCACGGTTAAGCAGGACGCCCAGGGCGTCGCTGCCGCCAGTGGCGAACAGCAGGTCCAGATCGCCATCGGCGTCCAGGTCGACCAGCGCCATGTCGTCGGGCCCCCCGCCCGGGCGCCATCGGCTCGCCAGCTCGAACGCGCCTCGGCCGTCGCCGAGCAGGACGGTCAGGTCGTTCTCGCGGAGCCCCGCCACGATGAGGTCGATCGTGCCATCGCCGTCCAGGTCGCCCGCCGAGACCGGCCCGGGAGCCTCAGTGAGCACGAAGTCCGTGCGCTCGTACGACGGGCCATCACCCTCGTTGATCAGCACGCCGAGCGTGCCGTCGTACACGTTCGTGATCGCCAGGTCGTCGTCGCCATCCCCGTCGAAGTCGGCCGCCGCGATGCCGCCCGTGCCCACGTGGCCGATGGCGACCTGCTCGCCGAACCGGCCGCCGCCCTTCCCGCGCAGCACGCGGGCGTAGCTGGGCTCGTCGCTCTTGGCCGTCACCAGATCGGTCCGGCCGTCGTTATCGATGTCGGCCGCCACGATCCCGGAGTTTCGGTAGCCCGCCGCCGAGGCCACCGCCGGCCCGAAGCCACCCTCGCCATCGCCGGGCAGCACGAACACGCGGCTGCCGTCGTAGTCGCGTAGCACCAGGTCGAGCGTGCCATCGTCGGTCACGTCGGCCGCGGGCCCGATCGCTCCGGGCACGCCCGGGTCGATGACGCACGATTCGGAAAACGATCCCCTGCCGTCGTTGACCAGCCAGCGGACGGGCTCGGTCTCGCGCCCCTGCACGAGCAGGTCGGCATCGCCGTCACGATCGAAGTCGCCGCCGACCAGGAATCCCGCCAAGTCTGGCGCCGGCCACGACTCCGGCGCGCCAAACACGCCGCCGCCAGCGTTGCGGAGCACCAGCACCAGATCGTTGCGACCATCGGGGAACGCGAGATCCACATCGCCGTCGCCGTCCAGGTCGGCCGCGACGATGTCGTCGCGCACCTGGCCGATCGCCACGAGCGTGCGGGCCCGCACCAGCCTGCCCGTGCCATCGTTGAGCAGCAGCACGACCTCGTCGTCGAACACCGTCGTCGTCACGGCGTCGGTGTCGCCGTCGCCATCGAGGTCGGCTAGCGCGAGCGAGATCGGGCCATCGCCCACCAGCACCATCGCGTGCTCGGCGAACACGCCCGCGCCGTTGTTGATGTACACCACCACGCCGTCACCGCGCTGGTCGGCCACGACAAGGTCCATGTCGCCATCGCCGTCCATGTCGGAGGCTTCGACGCGATACGGGAAGCCATGGCCGGCCAGGGCCTGGCGGAAGGGGAACCGCCCCGTGCCGTCGTTGAGGGAGACCACGACCTCGTTGCCGTACCCGTCGGCGGCCGCCAGGTCAGGATGGCCGTCGCCGTTGAAGTCGGCGCTGGCGATGTCGAACACCTCCCCGCTGGCCGGCAGGATCTCATCGGTGATGAACAGTTCCCGCGGGTCGCACACCTGCCCGCGGGCCGCTCCCACCGTGGCGAGCAGTGCCATCGCGCCCATGCACGCCGACCGCCCCTGTTGTCGAGTGCCTGGCCCCATGTTCGTCTCCTTTGATCGTGGCGGGCACCGATCGACACCCGCTGGCTTCGGTATCGGGGTTTGGCTAGCCGCCGTCGTAGTTTTGCGGTCCGGCCGCAGCGGCCAGGCGATCGAAACACGCTCTCAACGCGGCACGAGCGCCCGGTTGTTCATGAAGAACCAACACCCGCGCTCGCACGGCCCATCAACGGCCCGCTCACCCGCTCAAAGTCCTCCTTGCCCAGGCACACCGTGCGCCACCGCGCGCTTCGTACTCTCATTTGGGCGGCGTATGCCTCCACGTCGATGGCGCGCAGGGCGTACCAGCGGTCCTTGAAGATCCAGGCGTCCTCGAACAGCGGGCTGGGTGTGGTGGGCGGCTCGCCCGCGCACTCATACACAAACACGAAGCAGGCGGTGTAGTCGTGGCCGAACATGGACCGCCAGCGGCGGAGGCTGTCGACGTCGTCGTCGGTCACCCAGTTCTCAAGCCGCGTCGAGCCCACGGGCAGGCGGCGGCCCTTGAGTTCGACCAACAGATTGGGCGTGCCGTAGAGGACGTAGTCGAAGGCCTTCAGCGTCTTGCTGCGGCCGGCCTGGATCGTCGCGAGCGGTGCCTGTTCGCCGGGCAAAACCGCCCGGCGGGCCTCGTCGACGGCGACGTAGGGCACGCCACGCTCGGCCAGCATGCTGGTAAACGCCCGCTCGTAGTGGATCTGGCGGCGGCCCATGAGGCTGGATGATAGCGGTGTGTTCGGGGTGGCGAACGGTGGCTGCCGGCCGAGTGTTCAGGCCGTGTCAGCCGGGCGTCAAGTGTGCGTTCAAGCCGCAGAGAACAGCGGATACGGGCCGTGCGCGGTGGTAGGCTCGGACCGCTGCCGAACCCGCTCCCCGCTATCCGGAGTCGCCCTGCCATGAGCCATGCCAGTCCTCTGATTGTTTTGCTGCTCGCGTTGCTCGCGTGCGATGCAACTGGTGCTTCCAGCGGCCACATCGCCCGACAAGGCGAACGCGAGCCAGGGTACGAGGCGAAGGACGAGACGCCCTTCCTCTTCCACGACCGGCACGTGCACACGCACAACCGCCCGCACGCCACCGTCGCGCCCGATGGCACGCGTTTCTTCACGACGCGCGACTCGGCGGTCACGCTGCCCTTGCCGGGCGAGGACGACGCGTTCGTGTTCGCGGTCTTCGGCGATCGCACGGGCGGGCCCGACCTGGGCATCAATGTGCTGGCCGACGCGGTGCGTGATGTGAACCTCATCGAGCCCGACCTGGTCATGACCGTGGGCGACATGATCGACGGCTACAACCAGAGCGCCCAGTGGATGACCGAGATGGGCGAGTTCAAGGCCGTCATGGGCGAGCTGCTGTGCCCCTGGTTCCCGGTCGCGGGCAACCACGACATTTACTGGCGGGGTGAAGGCAAGCCCGAGGGCGAGCACGAAGATAGCTACGAGATGCACTTCGGCCCGCTGTGGTACAGCTTCACGCACAAGGACAGCCACTTCATCATCCTGTACACCGACGAGAGCAACCCGGAGACCGGCGAGAAGAACTTCAACAAGCCAGCCAGCCAGGCGATGAGCCCCGAGCAGAAGGGGTTCTTGGCCGACGCGTTGGAGCGTGGCAAGGACGCGACGCACCAGTTCGTGTTCGTGCACCACCCGCGATGGCTGGGGCGCAACTACGGCAGCGACTGGAACGACAACGTGCACCCGATGCTGGTCGAGGCCGGCAACGTGCGGGCCGTCTTCGCGGGCCACATCCACCGCATGCGGCACGATTTTGGTCCGAACGGCAACGACGGCATCGAGTACGTTACGCTGGCCACCGTCGGCGGCCACCAGAACGGCCAGGTTCCCGACGCCGGCTGGCTGCACCAGTACCACCTGATCACCGTGCGTCCCCAGCAGATCGCCATGACGGCCTACCCCGTCGGTGCCGCGATGAACGTGCGCGAGATCACCGGGGAGACGGCCGACATGCTGGCCCGCCAGGCCCGCAGCGCGGCCCAGATCGACGGCGTTGTTGGCTTCGATGCGACCGGGAGCGCTCGCGGCGAGGTCGCCCTGACCATCGAGAACACGACCGACCGGCCCCTGGACCTCGCCGTCACACCGGCCTCGGGCGACAACCGTTGGCTCGTGCGGCCCGATCACGTCCACGCGATCTTGCAGCCGGGGGAAATGAAAGAAGTCGCGTTCCTGATCGGTCGCCCGTCGAACACTGCCGACGACTACCTCGATCGGTTGAGCCTCGC
It contains:
- a CDS encoding HYExAFE family protein — translated: MGRRQIHYERAFTSMLAERGVPYVAVDEARRAVLPGEQAPLATIQAGRSKTLKAFDYVLYGTPNLLVELKGRRLPVGSTRLENWVTDDDVDSLRRWRSMFGHDYTACFVFVYECAGEPPTTPSPLFEDAWIFKDRWYALRAIDVEAYAAQMRVRSARWRTVCLGKEDFERVSGPLMGRASAGVGSS
- a CDS encoding TIGR00266 family protein; protein product: MRSNHVDEIDYRIIGDDMQAVIITLDPDEAMVAEAGAMMYLEPDIEMATQLSMKEGGGLLGKLFEAGKRTITGESFFITYFHNHGSVRRDCAFAAPYPGHVVPIELGEHGGTLICQKDAFLCAARGVTVDIAFQKRLGVGFFGGEGFIMQRLSSDAGKGQAFLHAGGTTLVKELAPGEKLRVDTGCLVALDTSVDYQIEFVKGIKNKIFGGEGLFYASLTGPGTVWLQTLPFSRLADRIISAAPSEGGKRQGEGSVLGGIGDLIGGS
- a CDS encoding integrin alpha; this encodes MPHSTIRPVAALALLAVVGHALAQDDPLAEPFPARIDLGTLEPAGGGDGTLGAAAMGLGEFEKLGFSAAIAGDLNGDGLADVVIGALASDGYRRFRVGGEAYVVFGRAGGLPAEIDLDALDGGDGFRVGSADPDRPMGYAVAAAGDVNGDGIDDLVLGDSGAPQYSSSGTGGAVVIFGRDVAGGGSPFPARVVIEDMDGTDGFRITDVCQPISGGTHCAQAGTSIAGVGDINGDGVDDLALGAPDDIGDPPVGGLGAVYVLFGRSGGFPAEVALDALAPGEGFKVLGEDWFNEAGRSVAGAGDINGDGFADVVIGASQANSQQYCYGGYGYCYTVYGGRAYVLFGRDAGDPFPAEIPLAGLDGTEGFALNIDNIDARLGGAVAGAGDLNGDGMDDLALGAPGASHTRYGSYSFPGKDHGRTYVVFGRPASSPFGASVALDELDGADGFVLAGLAVNAMAGQSLGGAGDVTGDGVDDLLIAMPGVSDAFLLLGRDVATMGPFDAQLEPDDLAAVGEGAYFDAPGTGHRLRTGVGGGGDINGDGRVDMVVGAPGVAVSPFDFTGAAYIVYGRGVACAADLDGDGLLTIFDFLAFQNAFDAGDPIADFDGDGELTIFDFLAFQNAFDAGCP
- a CDS encoding FG-GAP-like repeat-containing protein; amino-acid sequence: MGPGTRQQGRSACMGAMALLATVGAARGQVCDPRELFITDEILPASGEVFDIASADFNGDGHPDLAAADGYGNEVVVSLNDGTGRFPFRQALAGHGFPYRVEASDMDGDGDMDLVVADQRGDGVVVYINNGAGVFAEHAMVLVGDGPISLALADLDGDGDTDAVTTTVFDDEVVLLLNDGTGRLVRARTLVAIGQVRDDIVAADLDGDGDVDLAFPDGRNDLVLVLRNAGGGVFGAPESWPAPDLAGFLVGGDFDRDGDADLLVQGRETEPVRWLVNDGRGSFSESCVIDPGVPGAIGPAADVTDDGTLDLVLRDYDGSRVFVLPGDGEGGFGPAVASAAGYRNSGIVAADIDNDGRTDLVTAKSDEPSYARVLRGKGGGRFGEQVAIGHVGTGGIAAADFDGDGDDDLAITNVYDGTLGVLINEGDGPSYERTDFVLTEAPGPVSAGDLDGDGTIDLIVAGLRENDLTVLLGDGRGAFELASRWRPGGGPDDMALVDLDADGDLDLLFATGGSDALGVLLNRGDATFEPASFFEAARSGRTFAYADFDRDGAIDAAVVSSAGDVVTLSRGVPGGAFEPGEVLVEFESPVDAVTGDFNGDGWPDLAVAFEYRDGEVDFVSIYENDRTGVLSFQTSLAIGRLPSDLIAADFDRDGSTDLVVLGLFEARVFVQDGDGWLNPGPTIDVGTPFRRMALADLNGDGLDDLATIGGPHRGPGQMRITFANPACGCPVDIDGDGTLTIFDALAYQNLFQDGDARADFDGDGSLTIFDFLAFQNAFDAGCP
- a CDS encoding integrin alpha, whose product is MPYSTLRTRISPTTHTTQALVAAAGLALATGQTLAQGPLEEPFPAVLELADLDGGIGFVLTGAGAGRSGFSVAPVGDMNSDGMPDFAVAGRSYCAIVFGRDSNFPATVDLDALDGTDGFRLTGFPDQLRSQNTQAIAHAGDINGDGIDDVVVSAAYGWPLGRPQAGQSFVVFGRDAGFAADLDVTNLDGTNGFTVYGEVRTNLGWFAGSAGDLNGDGVDDLAFGAPGWPYGGAGFGTGKTYVIYGDTTGFPAVLDMATLDATTGFRINGIEMDDSSGWSVASAGDFNSDGVDDLLIGASRAGRSGHAYVVFGNAAGFPLDFPLTSLDGSNGFRMSSSATSGQTGHSVALAGDLNNDGVRDLLIGARYAFPDGRSFAGQTYVVHSQIGGYPASINLDTSSGSTIKGVSGADWSGSSVSPAGDLNGDGLADLLIGAPGGDPMGRFRAGQTYVVFGSVAGLPASLDLSSLAGPNGFTINGTTPGDESGQSVALIGDVNGDGRDDIMVGTDGAAPGRSYVIYGREGGCLADLDGDGELTVFDFVEFQNLFAAGSSEADFDGDGSLTVFDFLTYINAFNLGCP
- a CDS encoding GNAT family N-acetyltransferase; the encoded protein is MPLVDQPLIGPTVRLDPTSLEDAAGLLAAATSPETFRWFTRLPTPFDRSGMERYLQLLIDDTSVEPLTLRLVATNEVVGMTSYLDIRPEHRTLEIGWTFIAPAHRGTRTNPEMKRLLLAHAFEQPIFAPCARHTGGPALRVCLKTHHRNTPSQRAMAKLGAVYEGTLRNLVIMPDGSNRHSVFYSVIAHEWPGVRDGLDRRLA